One stretch of Pseudomonadota bacterium DNA includes these proteins:
- a CDS encoding AAA family ATPase: protein MALPLRAFAVRSEEGATVEQTAEDAPLLGREVEMARLETCWREVKDGHGQIAHISGEPGIGKSRLMRALRDIVAADGGAWIECYGSPYHGSTPFHPLIELLRSSAGLARSDAPEARLRKLEALMARLALDAAEHLPIVAALLSLEDVGSYAAPELSPRALKERTLATISAFLTAIAAQQPAVMALEDLHLLDASSLEMLDLLSVEIKDLPIMLVTSQRSEFNHLWPKNAVAAADLALKRLDSDASAALIAHIAGDKKLSDDVSAQIIVRTDGIPSFIEEVTKTILEAGVLRERKGRYEAKGSVPERLIPETLKDSLMARLDSLADAKELAQIGATIGRSFTHELIEAVAKTEAALLVANLGTLNASGLIETFGEAPNAIYSFKQALVQEAAYETLLRQRRQNFHERIAQALEASFPEIVAAQPELLAHHYGVAGRNRSATQYWMQAGARARKRSAEIEAIEHFSMALELLDKAPESAERTAQELTCWTALGQAHLITQGYAAEETHAAFEKAYELSGHVKDLQQQFLSAWGILAYHFIRGDMARALELSDESIKRAEASGNQSFRAVALGSRGIILHSLGEFERSADQVKRGLALYGPEAQEEMARLFGLDVAVLSTAYGGRSQWIRGYPDQALEMVERSVTLARERGRPFDLATALSTGTGYARLLRGEVSETRKCAIETIEISEAHHFPYLHARGLIELGWCHLQEGDIQLGIERLEEGIAKFRATGALTTMPAAQVLLAEALGASGQAEEGLRVIDEALAYINESGERDSEAELHRIRGVLHLASGTDNAAQAEVSFNKALEVARAQKARSWELRAATALARLYHDSGRTEEARDLLGPLYAWFKEGSESADLRAARAQLELLAATVRDGDKVRIHYTIRSESGKMLDRTRSSSPAEVTVGGGELLQVVSQALIGMVPGGKTTLTLTPALAFGERDEDRMIHVPRASVPEQAKAGDIFTIQHDGQSVLITVLEIEDDFATCDLNHPWAGQTLSYEIKLQKILPGGRG, encoded by the coding sequence GTGGCGCTGCCGCTACGCGCCTTTGCGGTGCGTTCCGAAGAGGGCGCCACGGTGGAACAGACGGCCGAAGATGCGCCGCTGTTGGGGCGCGAAGTGGAAATGGCGCGCCTCGAAACATGCTGGCGCGAGGTCAAGGACGGACACGGCCAAATAGCGCACATCTCCGGCGAGCCCGGCATTGGCAAATCGCGCCTCATGCGGGCGCTCCGCGATATCGTCGCGGCGGATGGCGGCGCCTGGATCGAATGCTACGGCTCGCCCTATCATGGCAGCACGCCGTTCCATCCGCTGATCGAATTGCTGCGTAGCTCGGCCGGGCTGGCGCGCAGCGACGCGCCGGAGGCGCGTCTGCGCAAGCTGGAAGCGCTGATGGCGCGGCTCGCTCTCGATGCGGCGGAGCACCTGCCGATAGTGGCGGCACTGCTGTCGCTTGAAGATGTCGGCAGCTACGCTGCGCCGGAGCTCAGTCCGCGCGCCTTGAAAGAAAGAACCCTCGCCACCATCTCGGCGTTTCTCACCGCCATCGCCGCGCAGCAGCCGGCTGTGATGGCGCTCGAGGACTTGCACTTGCTCGACGCCTCGTCCTTGGAAATGCTGGATTTGCTGAGCGTCGAGATCAAGGATCTGCCGATCATGCTGGTGACCAGCCAGCGCAGTGAGTTTAACCATCTCTGGCCGAAAAATGCGGTGGCGGCCGCCGACTTGGCGCTCAAACGGCTCGACAGTGATGCCAGCGCCGCGTTGATCGCGCATATCGCCGGTGACAAGAAACTATCCGACGATGTCAGCGCGCAAATCATTGTGCGCACCGACGGTATTCCTTCTTTCATCGAGGAAGTGACAAAGACCATCCTCGAAGCCGGCGTTCTACGCGAGCGCAAAGGGCGTTATGAAGCTAAAGGCTCTGTACCGGAACGTTTGATACCGGAAACTCTCAAGGATTCGCTGATGGCGCGGCTCGACAGCCTCGCCGACGCCAAGGAGTTGGCCCAGATCGGCGCCACCATCGGGCGCAGTTTCACTCATGAGCTGATCGAAGCGGTGGCCAAAACCGAGGCGGCGCTGCTGGTCGCCAATCTCGGCACGCTCAATGCCTCCGGCCTTATCGAGACTTTTGGCGAAGCGCCGAATGCGATTTACAGCTTTAAGCAGGCCCTGGTGCAGGAGGCGGCCTACGAAACCCTGCTGCGCCAGCGCCGGCAAAATTTTCACGAGCGGATTGCCCAGGCGCTCGAGGCGTCGTTCCCCGAAATCGTCGCCGCCCAGCCGGAATTGTTGGCGCATCATTACGGTGTCGCCGGGCGTAACAGAAGCGCCACCCAATATTGGATGCAGGCGGGCGCCCGGGCGCGCAAGCGGTCGGCCGAGATCGAGGCAATCGAGCATTTCAGCATGGCGTTGGAACTTCTCGACAAGGCGCCCGAATCAGCCGAGCGCACGGCGCAGGAGCTGACCTGCTGGACGGCGCTTGGCCAGGCCCATCTCATCACTCAAGGCTATGCCGCCGAGGAAACCCACGCCGCCTTCGAAAAAGCATATGAGCTGAGCGGACATGTCAAAGATCTGCAGCAGCAATTCCTCAGCGCCTGGGGCATTCTCGCTTATCACTTTATACGTGGCGATATGGCGCGTGCGCTTGAGCTCAGTGATGAATCGATTAAGCGCGCCGAGGCCTCGGGCAATCAGAGCTTCCGCGCCGTTGCGCTCGGCAGCCGCGGCATCATCCTGCATTCGCTCGGCGAATTCGAACGTTCGGCGGATCAGGTCAAGCGTGGCTTGGCGCTGTACGGGCCGGAAGCACAGGAGGAGATGGCGCGCTTGTTCGGCCTCGACGTCGCCGTCTTGAGCACCGCCTATGGCGGGCGCAGCCAGTGGATCCGGGGCTATCCCGATCAGGCTCTGGAAATGGTGGAGCGTTCCGTCACGCTGGCGCGCGAGCGCGGGCGACCGTTCGATCTGGCGACGGCGCTTTCAACCGGCACAGGCTATGCGCGCCTATTGCGCGGCGAGGTCAGCGAGACGCGCAAATGCGCCATCGAAACCATCGAGATTTCCGAAGCGCATCATTTTCCGTATCTTCATGCGCGCGGCCTGATCGAGCTCGGCTGGTGTCATTTGCAGGAAGGCGACATACAACTCGGCATCGAGCGGCTCGAGGAAGGCATCGCCAAATTCCGCGCGACCGGCGCGCTCACCACCATGCCGGCGGCGCAGGTGCTGCTGGCCGAAGCGCTCGGCGCATCGGGGCAGGCCGAGGAGGGCTTGCGGGTGATTGACGAAGCGCTTGCCTATATCAATGAAAGCGGAGAGCGCGATAGCGAAGCCGAATTGCACCGCATTCGCGGCGTTCTGCATCTCGCCAGCGGCACCGATAATGCGGCGCAGGCGGAGGTCAGTTTCAACAAGGCGCTGGAGGTCGCGCGTGCACAGAAGGCGCGCTCCTGGGAGCTGCGCGCGGCGACGGCGCTGGCCCGCCTCTATCACGATAGCGGGCGCACGGAAGAAGCGCGTGACCTTTTGGGCCCGCTCTACGCCTGGTTCAAGGAGGGGTCGGAGAGCGCCGATCTGAGAGCCGCGCGGGCGCAGTTGGAACTGCTCGCAGCGACGGTCCGCGACGGTGACAAGGTGCGCATTCACTACACCATCCGCTCAGAAAGCGGCAAGATGCTCGACCGCACGAGATCCTCAAGCCCGGCTGAAGTGACGGTTGGCGGCGGCGAATTGCTGCAGGTGGTAAGCCAAGCCCTGATCGGCATGGTGCCGGGCGGCAAAACGACGCTCACGCTGACCCCGGCGTTGGCGTTCGGCGAGCGCGACGAAGACCGCATGATCCATGTCCCGCGCGCTTCTGTGCCGGAACAGGCGAAGGCGGGCGATATTTTCACGATCCAGCATGACGGCCAGTCCGTGTTGATCACGGTGCTTGAGATCGAGGATGATTTCGCCACCTGCGACCTTAACCATCCGTGGGCCGGCCAGACCTTGAGTTACGAGATTAAGCTGCAGAAGATTTTGCCAGGCGGCAGAGGCTAG
- a CDS encoding cyclase family protein, giving the protein MNKRWKIRPEGSNWGDFGPDDQLGRINLLTADRVLEAVKEVRTGRNFCLSMPLNLPGGNSINPSRLPPELKPVIREGEIAFDGPVRRDNPLQTDLLCDDAMLIHSQYSTQWDSFAHIGALFDADGDGTPEHVYYNGFKVVSEAGEGLYGEVGAVNLGIQHMAESCLQGRGVMIDLRSHCGDERRAVGYDELMAIMKKDDVEVHEGDLVCLHTGFADRIVAAAATPNPEPVGAICTVLEGGDKKLLNWISGSGLAALISDNVAVEQSSSVAREMTERGPVLPLHEHCLFKVGVPLGELWHLSELAAWLRENGRSRFFLTAPPLRMPGAVGSPATPVATV; this is encoded by the coding sequence ATGAACAAGCGTTGGAAGATACGGCCCGAAGGCTCGAACTGGGGCGATTTCGGCCCCGACGATCAATTGGGCCGCATCAATCTGTTAACCGCGGACCGTGTGCTTGAAGCGGTGAAAGAAGTGCGCACCGGGCGCAATTTCTGCCTCAGTATGCCGCTCAACCTGCCGGGCGGTAATTCGATCAATCCAAGCCGCCTGCCGCCCGAGTTGAAACCGGTCATCCGCGAGGGCGAGATCGCCTTCGACGGTCCAGTGCGGCGCGACAATCCCCTGCAAACCGATCTGCTGTGCGACGACGCAATGTTGATCCACAGCCAATATTCGACTCAATGGGACAGCTTCGCCCATATCGGCGCATTGTTCGACGCAGATGGCGACGGCACGCCCGAGCATGTCTATTACAACGGTTTCAAAGTGGTGTCCGAGGCTGGAGAGGGGCTGTATGGCGAAGTCGGCGCGGTCAATCTCGGCATTCAGCATATGGCGGAATCCTGCCTTCAAGGGCGCGGCGTGATGATCGACCTGCGCAGCCATTGCGGCGATGAACGGCGCGCTGTCGGCTATGACGAGCTTATGGCGATCATGAAAAAAGATGATGTTGAGGTGCACGAAGGTGATCTCGTCTGTCTCCATACCGGTTTTGCCGACCGTATCGTTGCGGCGGCGGCGACGCCCAATCCCGAACCTGTGGGCGCCATCTGTACGGTGTTGGAAGGCGGCGATAAGAAACTCCTCAATTGGATCAGCGGGAGCGGCCTGGCCGCCCTCATTTCCGATAATGTGGCGGTCGAGCAATCCTCTTCCGTGGCCCGCGAAATGACCGAGCGCGGCCCGGTTTTGCCGCTGCACGAGCATTGTCTGTTCAAGGTTGGCGTGCCGCTCGGCGAGCTCTGGCATTTGAGCGAGCTCGCCGCTTGGCTGCGCGAGAACGGACGTTCGCGCTTCTTCCTCACAGCGCCGCCCCTGCGCATGCCGGGAGCGGTCGGCTCGCCGGCAACGCCGGTCGCCACGGTATGA
- a CDS encoding AMP-binding protein, translating to MSTPVMEMPKAKTGMALIDEMAARYPEREALVGGAERYSWAEFRDRTRALAKGLHAAGVRRGDKVAILMGNRPEWLFADFAIMALGGVMVAANTWATARELAYQLSHSECRMLLMSSGFLKRDYIALIEEARADTYDLSGLERIFCLRDGAPPDGMDAFEELWRIGVDVPDSEIDAAQAAVKGEDVACLLYTSGSTALPKGVLLQHFALIENMWGIGERLHLVPDDRLWLAVSLFWGLGCENALFAVWTHGACIVLQEHFDAGEALRLIEAERCSVFYGTPNMTLALEEHPDCAGRDLSSLRTGATIGSPEQIRGLANLGVPEVCQVYGLTETYGNCTANDAHDSLALRTETIGRPLPGNDIIIADMETGRLLPQGETGEIRLKGYVTPGYYKDPEKTAEAFDADGYFRTGDLGFFDADGYLYFRGRTKEMIKTGGINVSPAEIEEVLIGHPAVELAYVIGLKDARRDEIVAAVIVARDEVAAETLLALCRETLAVYKVPRRVKFVTAADLPLTSTGKLQKNRLKDLF from the coding sequence ATGAGCACCCCTGTGATGGAAATGCCAAAAGCGAAGACCGGGATGGCGCTGATCGATGAGATGGCGGCGCGCTATCCGGAGCGCGAAGCGCTGGTCGGCGGCGCCGAGCGTTATAGCTGGGCTGAGTTTCGCGACCGCACCCGGGCTTTGGCCAAGGGCCTCCACGCCGCCGGCGTCAGGCGTGGCGACAAGGTTGCCATTCTGATGGGCAATCGCCCTGAATGGCTGTTCGCCGATTTTGCCATCATGGCTTTGGGCGGCGTGATGGTGGCGGCCAACACCTGGGCGACGGCGCGCGAGCTCGCCTATCAACTGAGCCATTCGGAATGCCGCATGCTGCTGATGTCGTCCGGCTTTTTGAAGCGCGATTACATCGCTCTGATCGAAGAGGCGCGTGCCGACACATACGACTTAAGCGGCCTAGAGCGAATTTTCTGCCTCCGCGACGGCGCACCGCCGGATGGCATGGACGCGTTCGAGGAATTATGGCGCATCGGCGTCGATGTGCCAGACAGCGAGATCGACGCCGCCCAGGCAGCGGTTAAGGGCGAAGACGTCGCCTGTCTCCTCTACACCTCGGGCTCCACAGCGCTGCCCAAAGGCGTGCTGTTGCAGCATTTCGCCTTGATCGAAAATATGTGGGGCATTGGCGAGCGCTTGCACCTGGTGCCGGATGATCGCCTCTGGCTGGCGGTCTCGCTCTTTTGGGGATTGGGCTGCGAAAACGCGCTGTTTGCCGTCTGGACGCACGGCGCCTGTATCGTATTGCAGGAGCATTTCGACGCCGGCGAAGCGCTGCGTTTAATCGAGGCCGAACGCTGCAGCGTTTTTTACGGCACGCCCAACATGACCCTGGCACTGGAAGAACATCCCGACTGTGCCGGGCGCGATCTTTCGTCGCTCCGCACTGGCGCGACCATCGGTTCGCCCGAACAGATTCGTGGCCTCGCCAATCTGGGCGTACCTGAGGTCTGCCAGGTTTATGGCCTTACCGAAACCTATGGAAATTGTACGGCCAACGACGCCCATGACAGCCTGGCGCTGCGCACAGAGACCATCGGCAGGCCGCTTCCCGGCAATGATATCATCATCGCAGACATGGAGACGGGCCGCCTATTGCCGCAAGGCGAAACTGGCGAAATTCGCCTCAAGGGCTATGTCACGCCGGGCTATTACAAAGACCCGGAGAAAACCGCCGAAGCGTTCGATGCGGACGGTTATTTCCGCACCGGCGATCTCGGCTTTTTCGATGCTGACGGCTATCTCTACTTCCGCGGCCGCACCAAAGAGATGATCAAGACCGGCGGCATCAACGTGTCGCCCGCCGAAATCGAAGAAGTGCTGATCGGCCATCCGGCGGTAGAACTCGCCTATGTCATCGGCCTCAAGGACGCCCGGCGTGACGAAATCGTCGCCGCGGTGATCGTCGCGCGGGACGAAGTCGCGGCTGAAACCTTGCTCGCCCTCTGCCGTGAAACCCTCGCCGTCTATAAAGTACCGCGCCGGGTAAAATTCGTAACTGCCGCGGATTTACCGCTGACCAGTACCGGGAAATTACAGAAGAACCGGTTGAAGGATTTGTTTTAG
- a CDS encoding Zn-ribbon domain-containing OB-fold protein, whose amino-acid sequence MNINQKPLPRMTPDTEPFWEGCRRHELLLAECNACNKVHLPPGPVCPFCFSDDLGWRQASGRGSVSAWTVVHKEWFAAFKDDLPYNAAQIELEEGPRLTANLIGVENDKITVGMAVEVMFDDVTKDVTLPRFRAASR is encoded by the coding sequence ATGAACATCAATCAGAAACCCCTGCCCCGGATGACGCCGGACACCGAGCCTTTCTGGGAAGGCTGCCGCCGCCATGAATTGCTGCTCGCTGAGTGCAACGCTTGCAACAAAGTGCATCTGCCGCCGGGCCCGGTCTGTCCATTCTGTTTTTCCGATGACCTTGGCTGGCGCCAGGCATCAGGTCGAGGCAGCGTCAGCGCCTGGACGGTTGTGCATAAAGAATGGTTCGCCGCCTTCAAGGACGACCTCCCTTACAACGCCGCCCAAATCGAACTCGAAGAAGGCCCCCGCTTGACCGCCAACCTGATCGGCGTGGAAAATGATAAAATCACCGTCGGCATGGCGGTCGAAGTGATGTTCGACGACGTAACCAAAGATGTGACGCTGCCGAGGTTTCGGGCAGCTTCCCGATAA
- a CDS encoding SMP-30/gluconolactonase/LRE family protein encodes MNDIGDGVTVAANTEDVLGEVPVWDADKACLWWTDVFRPAIHRLDVASGKVDSWTPPDKVHSFALRESGGLVIAGRKGFALYDPESGVYEPLHDPRADTEGTMLNDGRADRQGRFWAGTMDKMLKRPSGHLYRLDTNHKSHAAADGITLANGVAFSPDGRTLYCADSLLKKLYAYDLEPETGALSKRRVFAKTAAVPGIPDGATVDAKGNLWSARFDGGRVVRHGPDGHVVGEILLPVSRVTSCALGGPDLKTLYVTSAFFRLTKEQRAAEPLAGALFAVEVDVPGIPEPYYRG; translated from the coding sequence ATGAATGATATTGGCGACGGCGTGACGGTGGCCGCGAATACCGAAGACGTGCTCGGCGAGGTGCCTGTATGGGACGCGGACAAGGCATGCCTCTGGTGGACCGACGTGTTCCGTCCGGCGATCCACCGCCTCGATGTGGCAAGCGGCAAGGTAGATAGCTGGACGCCGCCCGACAAGGTGCATTCGTTTGCGCTGCGGGAAAGTGGTGGGCTGGTGATCGCCGGGCGCAAGGGATTCGCGCTCTATGATCCCGAAAGCGGCGTCTATGAACCGTTGCACGATCCGCGCGCAGATACCGAGGGCACGATGCTCAACGATGGCCGTGCCGATCGCCAGGGCCGTTTCTGGGCCGGCACCATGGACAAAATGCTGAAGCGTCCGTCAGGCCATCTCTATCGTTTGGACACAAACCATAAAAGCCATGCGGCGGCGGACGGCATCACGCTCGCGAACGGCGTTGCCTTCTCGCCTGACGGACGCACGCTTTATTGCGCCGACAGCTTGCTCAAAAAACTATACGCCTATGATCTAGAGCCCGAGACGGGCGCGCTCTCGAAACGGCGCGTGTTTGCGAAAACCGCCGCGGTCCCCGGTATCCCCGACGGCGCCACTGTGGACGCAAAGGGCAATCTTTGGAGTGCCCGTTTCGATGGCGGGCGCGTGGTGCGTCACGGGCCGGACGGCCATGTGGTGGGGGAGATCCTGTTACCGGTTTCGCGCGTGACCTCCTGTGCGCTCGGCGGCCCCGATCTCAAAACCCTCTATGTGACGAGCGCCTTCTTCCGCCTGACAAAAGAACAACGTGCAGCGGAACCGCTTGCGGGCGCGCTATTCGCAGTGGAAGTGGACGTGCCCGGAATTCCGGAGCCGTACTACCGCGGATGA